The Planctomycetota bacterium sequence CGAGGCCGTCCTCCTCCGGGACCGGGCCGCGACGCTGGACCGGATGCTCGCGGGGGACTCGCTGACGGATTGCCCGCTTTTTCTCCACGACGAGACGACCGTGCGGGCGCTCCAGGGGATCCTGCGGGAGGCCGCCGACGGGACGGACGCGACCGCGACCATCGCCCGGCAACGGCTGCGGCGGAGGCTGGCGGGGCTCCGCGACCAGATGGCCCAGGAAGCCGACGACCGCGGGGCCGAGGCGGATGCCCTCCACGGTCGGCTCCGGCAGCAGGCGGACGACCTGGAAACCCTCCAGCAAAGCCTCATGAACCGCCTTTCCGAGGCCCAGGCGAGCCCGGGGACCCCGGCTCCGTGACCCCCGCCGAAGAAAAAACGCCCGGAACAAAAAAAAATTTTGCATTTACCATTTTCCGGGCTATACTAAAAGCGTCGGGGTGAGGGTACACTTCCCCTCGCAGTGCAGCGAGTTCCGTGCGGGTGTTGGCTGGGCCCGCAAGGATTCGGAGTCTGGCATGGGTCCTGCATCGCGCGACGGACCGGAGCGGCGGCAGTTCTCTCGTTCGGCCGTCGAAGTCCCCGCGACGGCGGTCCGGCGGAGCACGCCGTTGGAAGACCAGAGGCACGTGATTTCGCTGCACGTGCTGAATGTTTCGCAGGGCGGGCTGGGCGCGCTGGCGTCGGACCCGCTCGAGGAAAAGGAATCGGTGGTGGTGTTCTTCCCGCCGATGGGACCTCGCAAGGGGCGCGACACGCGCGGCCAGGTCGTCCGATGCGTGGAGGAAGGCGACCGCTATGCCGTCGGCATCGCGTTCGACGAGCCCTGGCCGGTCCGCGAAGGAATCGGATAGGACGCCGGAGCCGCGCCTCGGCAGCGCGGCTCTTAGAAAGTAGAATCTTACCTCAGAACGACGGGCCGTCAGCAAGGGGACGGACGGTCGGGGGCGCAGCGCGTGCCCGGCCAGTCCGGAACTTGAACCCCGAACTGAAAGGCAAAGCCATGGCGGCCCGCGGCCCTCCCCCCTAGCATCCAAGCAGCCCCCGAAAGTGCCCTGGCATTGGCGGAAAACCGTACCCACGCCGAAAATCCGGGGGAGGCGTTTGCTTTTCGCCGTTTGTGCGCCATAATCCCCCTAGAGCGAGTAAAGTTCAGGCGTCCCGGAGCCGATAGAACACAGGCGGACAGCCCACAGAGACGTCCCGGGGGGCCCGCGCAGATTCAGGATACAGTCCTATGGGCGCACCATCAGGCAACACTCGCCGCAGCGCCGGGAGGGAGCGCAGGCGATTTGACCGCTTTGCGACCCGCCTCGACGTATCCGCGTGGCGCGACGATCTGGCGGCCTCCGGCCTTGCCAAACGCTCCGCCCAGTGCCGGATGGAACTCCGGGACTTCTCGCTCGACGGTCTGCGCGCGGAGAGCCCGGTCCGGCTCAAAGTGAACGAGCACGTGACGCTGCGTCTGCCGCCGAACGGCAGGCATCGGCCGCTCGAACTCACCGGCCGCGTCGTCCACTGCCGGCGTCAAGAGGACCGATACCAGGTGGGGATCCAGTTCGCCCAGACCCGCGAGTCGGCGGCCTCGCCGTGGTGGCAACTGCCGCGGCTCTTCAGCGTGGCCCACGAACCCGCCTCGCCGAGGCGCCCGGAGTTTCTGCGGGACGCGTAGCGACCGTCGGCCAAACACCCGACCGACCGCCTGCCGTCCCGTCTCTCGCCTTCTCCGCCCCGTCCGTCCGCCTTCTAAATTCAGGCTTGTCAGCATCGGGGCCAATCGGTACTATTACGGGCTGCTGACGGGGAGGCTTTGGCTGCCAGAAGGAACGCCGACCGTGCGCATTCTGTTGGTTCAACCGCCGCCGCCGGACTACATCGGTTTTCGCCGGACAGCGCTCCCGGAGCCGCTCGCCCTGGAGACAATCGGCGCCGTCGCGTGTCCGAACCACGACGTGCGCCTGCTGGACATTCGTCTGGAGGATGCGCTGGACGCGGCGCTGGAGGATTTCCAGCCGGACCTCGTGGGCGTCACCTGCCTGACGACCGAAGTGTACAACGCCCAGGACCTCCTCGCGCGGGCCAAGAAGGCGCTGCCTGGGGTGTTCACCGTGGCCGGAGGGCACCACGCCAGCCTGGTGCCCGAAGATTTCCGGCAGCCGTACGCGGACGCCATCGTCATCGGCGAGGGCGAAGAAACGTTCCGCGAACTCCTGGAGACGCTGGATCGGATCGGCCCGGGCGGTCCGCGGGACGGCCTCGCGGCCGTCGACGGGCTGGCGTGGCGCCGCGAGGACAACGAGTGGGTCACGAATGCGCCGCGTCGTCTGCGGCCGTCGCTCGACGACCTGCCGATGCCGGCGCGCCACCTGGCCGAACGCTACGCCGGCCGGTACTTTTTCCTCTTCGACCAGCCTCACGCCTGCATCGCCACGAGCCGGGGATGTCCCTTCCACTGCAACTTCTGCTCCGTCTGGAAATTTTATCACCGGACGTGCCGGTACTGTTCGGCCGAGCGCGTGGTGGCGGAGATGGAGGCCGTCCAGCCGACCGCCATCAGTTTCGTGGACGACAACTTCCTGGCGAACGTGAAGCGCGCCTGGAAGATCGTCGAACTTATCCGGTCGCGCGGCGTGAAGAAAACGATCGGCATGCAGGCGCGGACGGACACCATCTCGAAGCACCCGGACCTGATTGAAGCGTTCCGCGAGGTCGGCCTGGAGACGATCCTCATCGGATTCGAGGCGGCGACGCAGCAGCGCCTCGACGCCGTTGCGAAAGGCGCCACCGTCGAACAGAACGAGCGGGCGATGGAGATCCTGAATCGCCTCGGCATCCACATGTGGGGCGCGTTCATCGTGAGCCCCGACTTCACCCACGAGGATTTCCAGGAACTCAAAAAGTACCGCGAGCGGAAGGGCATCATCTACCCCCAGTTCACCATCCTGACGCCCCTGCCCGGAACCGACCTGTACGAGGAGAGATACGACGAACTCGTGACGCACGATTACCGCCTCTTCGACGCCCTCCACGCCGTTCTCCCCACCCGCCTGGCGCACGAAGAGTTCTACAAGGAGTTCGCCAGCCTCTACCGCCCCGACAACCCCGAACTCCTGTACGACTTGATCTCCAGCGGCCGGATCACCATGGAACGCGCCCGAAAGGCCCGCGAAATCCTCATGGAACTCGGCGACTACCGCAACTTCCTGAAGGGCGAGCGGGACGCCGGCCTGATGCCGGCCGCTTCGTGAGACCTTGGCCCGACCATGAAAACCGACGTGGAGATGACCTTCGGCGAACACCTCGAAGAATTGCGCCGGAGGATCATCCTGGCCCTGCTGGGCCTCCTGGTGGGAACGGTCCTGTGCGGCGTGTTCTACCAGGAACTGCTGACGACGATCCTGAAGCCGTACTACAAGGCCCTGACGAACCTCGAGAAGAGCCAGAAGCCGCCGGCCCCGCCGCCGAAAGAGGAGTCGCCGGCGCGCCCGGCGCCCCCTGAACCGGCCCCGCCGCCCGGCACGGCCATTGAGGACCGGTTGGCAGCCATCGAGGCGCGGCTGTCGCGCATCGAGTCGTCGCTGCCGGGCGCCTCGCCGCCGGCCGCGCGGACACCCTCCGCGACTGCGGGCCCGCCCTCCTCCGCCCCCGCCCAGCCGCAATCGCGGCTGATCCTGCGCAGCCCGATGACGGGCTACATCATGATCATCCTGATGTGCCTCATTACGGGCGTCATCGTCGCCAGCCCCTGGGTCATATACCAGATCTGGGCCTTCGTGGGCGTCGGCCTGCACCCGCACGAGCGCAAGCACATCTACACTTACGGGCCGGCCAGTTTTCTGCTGTTCCTCGGCGGCGGGTCGCTCTTCTACTTCTACATCCTGCCCATCGGGCTTCAGGCCCTCATGAACCCGACGGCCGGCATCAAGGTCAACGGCACGTCGCTTATTGACCCCAGTTTCATGCTCGACGAATACCTGTACTTCGTCGCGCTGATGACCCTGGTGTTCGGGCTGGCCTTCCAGACGCCGCTGGTCGTCATGTTTATCGAGCGCATCGGCCTCGTGCCGCTCTCGACGCTCGTCAGGCAGCAGCGGCTGGTCATCTTCATCATGGTCATCATCGCCGCCCTGATCACGCCGACCGTCGATCCCGTGAGCCTGACGGCAATGGCCGTGCCGCTGATCCTCCTTTACGAACTCGGCTTGGTGCTGGCCTGGCTCACCGGCCGCAAGCGCCGCCAACTCGCCGCCGCCGAACGGGCCGCTGAGGAGGCCGCTGACGCGGCCGCCGAGGCCGCCCAGGCGGAGAGACAGGCCTCGGACGCCGGCGAGTCACCGTACGACGAGTTCAAGGGCAACATGCACTGATGCCGACCCGCGCGCCCCCCGTCCCCGCCGGCGCGGCCGGCCTCGCGGTCTTGATTTCGCTTGCAACGCGCCGGCGGCGGACCTATAGTGCCCCGCGATTGCTAAGAGCCTGCCCGTACAAGCGTTCGGTCAATCGGAGGCGCGCATGACCAAGCGAACTTCCCTCCTCGTTCTCGGCGTATCGGCGGCCCTGGCGGTGACCCTGGCATCCGCCGGCTGCGGGCCGACCGCCCAGCGGTTCGGCCAATACGCGCCGGCGTCTCGGCTCCTGATTCTCGAGGCCGAAGGGCCCGGCGCCAAGGGGGCTCCTCAGGCGACCCAGGAGATCCTGGCCTCGGACGACGCGCTCCTCGCCGCCTCGGCGGCCCAACTGCTCGGCGCCTGGGCGGCCGTCGGCGACCCCTATCTCGTGCTTCCGGCCTTGACGCATCCCGACCCGCTCGTGCGCGGCATCGCCCAGACGGCCTACATCGAGAACCATGCCGACGTCCTCGCGCCGTTGGCCGTCGAGGGCTCCCTCGTGGAAGTGCCGCCTGCCGTCCTCGCGGCGCTTGAGCAACTCCACGACCCGCAGGGCATGCCCGACCTCGCCCGCATCCTCACGGACCGCCGAGACAAAATCCGCGAGCATCTGGCCGGCACGGAGGACGAGGCCGCCCTCGCCACCGACCTTCTGGCGCGGATCGGCGACGCCGGCGCGCTGCGGACCGTCGGCCGATTGGCTGAATCCGGACGGGCGGAGATCCGCGCCAAGGCCGCCTCCGCCTGCGTCCGCGACGACATGGGCCTCGGCCCCAGCCTCCTGCCCGCCATCGCCCGGAGCGGAACCCTCCAGCGCCGGGCCGTCATGCGGGCGCTCGTGCTCCGGGCGGACGCGCGGCTCAAGGACGTCGTCGCCGCGAGTCTGGACGACCTCGACGAGGCCGTCCGGCGCAACGCCATCCGCGCCGCCGGCAATTTCGGCGCCTCGGCGCCCGTCGACCGGCTCGCCGAGAAACTCCACGGCCTCTCCGGCGAGAAGCCTGAGGTCCTTCTGGCGCTGGGCGCGATCGGCCGGCCCGCCGCTCCCGTCCTGCGCGACTACCTCCTGAAAGGCCCCGCGACGGACGACCTGCGGGTCGAGGCGCTCCTGGCGTTCGGTCCCCAGGCCGGCCGCGAAGACGTCGCCTGGATCGCCAAAAACCTCCAATCGAAAGACAAGCACCTCCGTGCCGCGGGCGCTTCCGCCCTCGGCCGGATCGGCCATCCCAGCGCCCAGGCGGCCCTGATGCTGGCCGTCGACGACGCCGAACCCATCGTCCGCGCGACGGTGGCCCGCGCGCTCGGCCAGGTCGGAACCACCTATGCCGGCAAGCAACTCGTCCTGATGCTCGACGACCCGTCGGCGCTGGTGCGGTCTCTGGCCGCGTGGGGCCTCGGCCAGTCGAGGTATCCCGATGCCGTCCCCGCCCTCGTCAAGATGGCGCGGACGACGGCCACCGCCACGGAAGTGCCGCTCCGCGCCGGGCGCGTGTACGGCCGGCCGGAGCAGGCCGCCGTCGAGGCCCTCGGCAAGATCGGCACGCCGGAGGCCGTCGCCGCCGTCCTCGAATCGCTCGAGTCGCCGTCCTGGCTCCTTCGCGCGACCGCCGCCGAGGCGCTCAGCGTGGCCAACTGCCGCAATGACAATGTCCTGGCGGCCCTCGAAAAACGCCTCGACGACCCCGTCAATCTCGTCCGCGCCAATGCCCTCCTGGCCCTCAGGACGCTCGGCAAGACGTTCCCGGCGGGCTACTTCCAGGAGCGCTAGGACCATCCGCGAGTCCCGGCCGAGGGCGGCCGGGCCGGTTGGCTTGCCCCCGGTTCCCTTTCGCAACCGCGACACACCCGTGGCTATCCTCAAAGTCTTTCACTCGGACCCCGCGCGCGCCGATATAATGGATGATGGGCGGCGCCGGGCGGCCCCAAGCCGCCGGGCCGGCCACGCGGGGATGGGTTATCAGCATGACCACCCTCATCCACATCACACACGAAGCCCGCGAAAAAATGGGCGGCATCGGAGCCGTCCTCGAAGGACTCCTCACGGCCCGCGCCTATCAGGAGGCCGCCGACCGAACCATACTCATCGGCAACGCCGAACTCCCCCTCGCCGAAGCCCTGCCGGGCCTCCAGGCCGTCCTGTATGAAACGGGCGGCTCGGCGACGGGCGGCACGCAGGCCCCGCCCGAGGTCGCGCGCGCCCTGGCGCGGATCGAGGCGGCGTACGGCGTGCGGGTGTTTTACGGCGTGCGCGTCATCGCCGGACCGCTCGACATGCGCCGCACTCCCGTCGAACTCGTCCTCTTCGACGTCCGCGACGCGATTCGGGAACCCGTCAACCGCCTCAAGCAGGAACTCTGGGCGGCCTACGGCCTGGAAAGCAACCAGTTCGAGCGCGACTGGAGTTACGAGGAATGGGTGCGCCTGGCGGGCCCCGCGCTCGAGGCGGCCGAGGCCCTCCTCGGCCCGAAGACCGCCGGCGCCCTGCTCATCAGCCACGAGTTCATGGGGATCCCCGCCCTCCTGGCCGCACGCCTCCGGATGCCGGACCTCCGGACCGTCTATTGGGCCCACGAGGTGCCGCCCGTCCGCGACCTCATCGAGAAGCGGGCCGACGAACGCCTGGTCTTCCACGAGGCGATGCAGACGGCGAGCGGCCAGCGCGCGTACGAAACGCTCCTGCGCGAAGGCGGCGGCTTCAAACAGGCCCTCGTCAGCCGCGCCCACCGCGCCCATCACATCTTCGCCGTCAGCGACGCCGTCGCCCAGGAACTCGCGCTTCTGGCGCCGGAGTTCCGCCAAACGCCGACCGACATCGTTTACAACGGTCTTCCGGTCCGGCCGATCGGCCTGGACGACCGCCTCCGGAGCCGCAGCCGACTCAAAAATTATCTGGAGGCGCTCCTCGGATTTCGTCCGGATTACCTCTTCACGCACGTCGCGCGGCCTGTCCCGTCCAAGTCGCTGGAGCGGGACCTCGCGGTTTTCGAGCACCTGGACGATCGGCTGGCGGACGCCGGCCGGACGGCCGCGCTCGTGGTCCTGGCGACGGACGGCGGCCGGCGAACGAGCGACCTGGTGCGCGAGATGGAATCGGCGTACGGCTGGCCGGTCCACCATCGCGTCGGCTGGCCGGACCTCGTCAAGGGCGAGGTGGCGTTCGGCCAGGCCGTCGAGGCCTACAACCGGCGGGCCAGGGCCACACGGGCCGTCCTCGTCAACCAGTTCGGCTTCGACCGCGCCTCGTGCGGCGAGCGCGTCCCGGAGGACCTCTCGTTCCAGGACCTTCGTCAGGGCAGCGACGTGGAGTTCGGCCAGAGCGCGTACGAACCGTTCGGCATCGCCCAACTCGAAACGCTGGCGTTCGGCGGCATCTGCGTCATCAGCCGCGCCTGCGGATGCGCCCAGTTCCTGGCCCGCATCGCCGGCGACCGGATGCCCGAGAACGTCCTGCTGGCTCATTACGCGGCTCCGGCCGGCGAGGACCCCCAAATCGTGGACGCCGAACGCATCGAACACGAGGTGGCCGCCAACCTCGCCCGCCTGTTGGCGGAGCGCCTGCCCATCGGCCGCGAAGCGTTCGAGAGGCTTCTCGCAAGTGGATGGGAACTCGCGCAGAAAATGAGTTGGCAGGCCGTCTCGCGCGATTACTTCGTGCCGGCCCTGGCCCGATGCCTCGGCGCGCCCGGCCGAGGGCCCGAGCGGAAACCGCCCGCCCGGTCCCGCGACCGCCGACCGGCCCGCGAACCCGCGTCGTGAACCCCGTTGCGTTGGGCCGGGGCGCGGGGCATAATGACGAACCGAAGGACAGACGCACGAAAGGCCGGTCAAACAGGAGGCCCGCCGATGATCCGACTCGCGAAACTGCTCGTCCCGACGGATTTCTCGGAAGACAGCGAACAGGCCGCTCGCTACGCCGTCGAACTCGCCAAGCGGTTCCAGGCCGAGATCCACTGCATCCACGTCGTGGACATCCCGGCCGACCTCTTGAGCACGTCGGACTACTACATGACAGGGCCGAGCGAAGCCTTTCTCGACCAGATCCGCGAAGAGAGCAAAAAAAACCTCGAAGCGTTCGCCAAAAAGAACCTCGAAGGCGCACAGGTGCGAACGGCGTTCCTCGAAGGAAGCCCCTTCGTCGAGATCATCCGCTACGCCCACAATCAGGAGATCGACCTCGTGGTCATCGCGACGCACGGTCGGACGGGCCTCCGGCACGTGCTGTTCGGCAGCGTCGCCGAGAAGGTCGTCCGCAAGGCCCCCTGCCCCGTCCTGGTCGTCAAGCGCAAGGAACGCGACTTCGTCCTGCCTTGACGTTTTCTCTAACCGCAAACCGGCGTGGACATTTAGCCGCCCTGCTCCTGCCTGCCCTGCCGCGCCGCGCTTGACCCCGGGCGGGCCTCGGTGTAGTGTCGCTAACCGTGCGGCAAGCGCCGAGGCCGAACCCTTCATGGCGAAACTCAGCGACAGCATCCGATATATCAAGGGCGTGGGCCCGAAACGGGCCCGGCTGCTGGAGCGTCTCGGCATCCGGACGATCGGCGACGCGCTGCTCCTCTTTCCCCGCAAGTACATCGACCGCGGCGACTTGGTGCCGATCGCCCGCGTCGTCGCCGGACGCGAGCAGGCCGTCCGCGCCCGCGTCATTGACACGCGCGCCCCGCGCTGGGGCGACCGCCTCGAAGCCCTCATCGCGGATGAAAGCGGCGAGATGCGCGTCGTCTGGTTCCACGCCCGCTTCCTCGCCAAGGCCGTCCAGGTCGACGCCGAGTATCTTTTCTACGGCCGCGTGGCCGAGTACCGCGGACGCCTCCAGATGCAGCACCCGAAGTTCGAGCGCCTTGCCGCCCCGGGCGAGGCCGTCGAGGGCGACCGCATCCTCGTCGAGTATCCAACCACCGAGGGTCTCCAGCAGCCGTCCCTCGTCCGCCTGACGGACGAGGCCCTGCGCGTCGGCCTGCCCCTGGCCGGCGAAACCCTGCCCGAGGAAATGCGCCGACGCCTCGACCTGGCGGACCTGGCCGACGCCCTCAG is a genomic window containing:
- a CDS encoding PilZ domain-containing protein, with amino-acid sequence MGPASRDGPERRQFSRSAVEVPATAVRRSTPLEDQRHVISLHVLNVSQGGLGALASDPLEEKESVVVFFPPMGPRKGRDTRGQVVRCVEEGDRYAVGIAFDEPWPVREGIG
- a CDS encoding PilZ domain-containing protein, with translation MGAPSGNTRRSAGRERRRFDRFATRLDVSAWRDDLAASGLAKRSAQCRMELRDFSLDGLRAESPVRLKVNEHVTLRLPPNGRHRPLELTGRVVHCRRQEDRYQVGIQFAQTRESAASPWWQLPRLFSVAHEPASPRRPEFLRDA
- a CDS encoding cobalamin-dependent protein (Presence of a B(12) (cobalamin)-binding domain implies dependence on cobalamin itself, in one of its several forms, or in some unusual lineages, dependence on a cobalamin-like analog.), with the translated sequence MRILLVQPPPPDYIGFRRTALPEPLALETIGAVACPNHDVRLLDIRLEDALDAALEDFQPDLVGVTCLTTEVYNAQDLLARAKKALPGVFTVAGGHHASLVPEDFRQPYADAIVIGEGEETFRELLETLDRIGPGGPRDGLAAVDGLAWRREDNEWVTNAPRRLRPSLDDLPMPARHLAERYAGRYFFLFDQPHACIATSRGCPFHCNFCSVWKFYHRTCRYCSAERVVAEMEAVQPTAISFVDDNFLANVKRAWKIVELIRSRGVKKTIGMQARTDTISKHPDLIEAFREVGLETILIGFEAATQQRLDAVAKGATVEQNERAMEILNRLGIHMWGAFIVSPDFTHEDFQELKKYRERKGIIYPQFTILTPLPGTDLYEERYDELVTHDYRLFDALHAVLPTRLAHEEFYKEFASLYRPDNPELLYDLISSGRITMERARKAREILMELGDYRNFLKGERDAGLMPAAS
- a CDS encoding twin-arginine translocase subunit TatC, producing MKTDVEMTFGEHLEELRRRIILALLGLLVGTVLCGVFYQELLTTILKPYYKALTNLEKSQKPPAPPPKEESPARPAPPEPAPPPGTAIEDRLAAIEARLSRIESSLPGASPPAARTPSATAGPPSSAPAQPQSRLILRSPMTGYIMIILMCLITGVIVASPWVIYQIWAFVGVGLHPHERKHIYTYGPASFLLFLGGGSLFYFYILPIGLQALMNPTAGIKVNGTSLIDPSFMLDEYLYFVALMTLVFGLAFQTPLVVMFIERIGLVPLSTLVRQQRLVIFIMVIIAALITPTVDPVSLTAMAVPLILLYELGLVLAWLTGRKRRQLAAAERAAEEAADAAAEAAQAERQASDAGESPYDEFKGNMH
- a CDS encoding HEAT repeat domain-containing protein; this encodes MTKRTSLLVLGVSAALAVTLASAGCGPTAQRFGQYAPASRLLILEAEGPGAKGAPQATQEILASDDALLAASAAQLLGAWAAVGDPYLVLPALTHPDPLVRGIAQTAYIENHADVLAPLAVEGSLVEVPPAVLAALEQLHDPQGMPDLARILTDRRDKIREHLAGTEDEAALATDLLARIGDAGALRTVGRLAESGRAEIRAKAASACVRDDMGLGPSLLPAIARSGTLQRRAVMRALVLRADARLKDVVAASLDDLDEAVRRNAIRAAGNFGASAPVDRLAEKLHGLSGEKPEVLLALGAIGRPAAPVLRDYLLKGPATDDLRVEALLAFGPQAGREDVAWIAKNLQSKDKHLRAAGASALGRIGHPSAQAALMLAVDDAEPIVRATVARALGQVGTTYAGKQLVLMLDDPSALVRSLAAWGLGQSRYPDAVPALVKMARTTATATEVPLRAGRVYGRPEQAAVEALGKIGTPEAVAAVLESLESPSWLLRATAAEALSVANCRNDNVLAALEKRLDDPVNLVRANALLALRTLGKTFPAGYFQER
- a CDS encoding universal stress protein; translated protein: MIRLAKLLVPTDFSEDSEQAARYAVELAKRFQAEIHCIHVVDIPADLLSTSDYYMTGPSEAFLDQIREESKKNLEAFAKKNLEGAQVRTAFLEGSPFVEIIRYAHNQEIDLVVIATHGRTGLRHVLFGSVAEKVVRKAPCPVLVVKRKERDFVLP